TTCTATTCTCGACTGGATACAAGATATAAGTATAGAAGAAGGCCATAAACATTTCGAAAAATTATACGAAAGGTTGAGACATTAAAGTAAAAATCAATTTCTGAATGCTACATTTTACCAAATATGGCAATGAAAAATATGCCTATAAAGATAAGTATTGATGCCGTTAATCTTACTTTTCCATATTTTTCTTTAAGAAGGAAAGTGCCAAGGAGGACACTAAACACAATTCCAGCTTGCCTTACTGAAACGATGTAACTTACAGGAAAAATCCGCATAACAAAAATAATAAGAGCATAGGACAATATAATCATTATGCTCACTAAAATTATTCCGGTTTTGTTATTTTTCAACTCTGATTTTATCATAGATCTTTTTTCGGTTAATAAAATAATTGGAGAAAGTATAATAAAAGAGACTATCACAAAGAAATAAACATAGAGAATTGGATTTACATATTTAGCACCAACTTTATCAATAAGAGAATACATAGATACGGTAAAAAGAGTGAGAAAGGCAAAACTAATACCTTTATTTTCCCTATCATAAAAAGGCCTAAAAAATTTTCTCAAGTTAAAGCTGTTAAGAGAGGTGGCATACACGCCAATAAGAACAATAATAATGCCCACTACTCCAAGTAATTTCAGCCTTTCATTAAGAAACAGAAAAGCAAGTATTGGCACTAAAGCCGGAGCTGATCGTGCAATCGGATACACAAGAGATAAATCTTCGTACGTATAAGCTTTTGAAAGAAAATACCAGTAAAATGCATGAACAATACCACTTGCAAAAATAGCATACCAGCCATAAAGAGAAATAGAGGTTTTATACAGAAAAAAAACAGCAAAAGGTAAATAGATCAACGTCTGCAATATCATCACGAGCCAAAAAAAAGTGAGTTTATCCCCACTTTTTTTAGCAAGGAAATTCCACGTTGCGTGAATAAATGAAGATATTAGAACAATTAATACTGCAACTGCACTCATTTCATCAACTCTGTAGAGAACAAATTGTTTGTCTTCTTAAAACCCATATTGAGCCCACCTTTCAAAGCACAAAATAGTATACCACACTTAGTTATTTGTCAAAAACTTCACTGCAACAAATATCACATCAATCTTCATTAAATAACATTTTCAAATATCCAACACAAACAAATTCCCTATTGGCTCGACAGGTAGAAAATAATTATCAAAAAATTTTCAAAAATTGTTATGTTTCTAATTTAATTGTATCGGCACTTTACATCAAAAAAATCTTTACTATAATAAAACCGTTATAAGAACAAGAAAAGAGGCAAGTGTGAATGTTATATTAAACTTTGGACTAATAATTTTAATCGGCATTGTTGCTGCAAAGCTTTTAGCAATGCTCAAAATTCCAAGAGTTCTGGCGTATGTATTAGTAGGAACACTGCTTGGAGGATCAGTCTCAGGTTTTATACACCCGGGGCTAAAAAACATCGAAAGCTACATCACCATAATATCCCTTTCTTTTATTGCGTTTCTCATCGGAGATATGTTTAAGTGGACAACCATCAAAAAAATAGGGACAAAAGCAATATGGATAGCCATAATCCAATCCCTCATTACCACAATAATTGTTGCTGCCGG
This Caldisericota bacterium DNA region includes the following protein-coding sequences:
- a CDS encoding DMT family transporter, with product MSAVAVLIVLISSFIHATWNFLAKKSGDKLTFFWLVMILQTLIYLPFAVFFLYKTSISLYGWYAIFASGIVHAFYWYFLSKAYTYEDLSLVYPIARSAPALVPILAFLFLNERLKLLGVVGIIIVLIGVYATSLNSFNLRKFFRPFYDRENKGISFAFLTLFTVSMYSLIDKVGAKYVNPILYVYFFVIVSFIILSPIILLTEKRSMIKSELKNNKTGIILVSIMIILSYALIIFVMRIFPVSYIVSVRQAGIVFSVLLGTFLLKEKYGKVRLTASILIFIGIFFIAIFGKM